One window of the Deferribacterota bacterium genome contains the following:
- a CDS encoding isopropylmalate isomerase, whose protein sequence is MFNIIKEIKCVEGKPIVIPYDNIDTDRIIPARFMKTTTFEKLGEYCFYDERFSNDGKPLDHP, encoded by the coding sequence ATGTTTAATATTATTAAAGAGATTAAATGCGTTGAAGGCAAGCCTATTGTCATACCCTATGACAACATAGATACTGACAGGATAATCCCTGCTAGGTTTATGAAGACAACAACCTTTGAAAAACTAGGTGAATATTGCTTTTATGATGAGCGCTTTTCGAATGACGGTAAACCCTTGGATCATCCA